One window of Cupriavidus oxalaticus genomic DNA carries:
- a CDS encoding benzoate-CoA ligase family protein: MTATTADVPVQPPGASFNFAAHLLACNAGRPDKTAYIDDDGRLTYGELAQQARRLAAALLGAGVRREERVLLLMHDCTDWPVSFLGAMYAGVVPVAVNTLLTADDYVYMLQHSRAQAVLVSAALLPVLRDALAVPGHEVGKVFVSRAQGQLPEGMVPLDTVLAAQTPLAAPAATSCDDPGFWLYSSGSTGQPKGVVHSHGNPYWTAALYAGPVLGLREDDICFSAAKLYFAYGLGNGLSFPLSVGATVVLMAERPTPEATFRRWLEHKPTVFFGAPTGYAGMLANPALPARADVALRLCSSAGEALPAEIGQRFTAHFGCEIIDGIGSTEMLHIFLSNRPGQVRYGTTGWPVTGYAIELRDECGQPVADGEIGDLYIQGPSAAMMYWADREKSRETFRGGWTKSGDKYVRNADGSYSYAGRSDDMLKVSGIYVSPFEVEATLVQHPAVLEAAVIGVPDQEGLVKTKAFVVLKAGAQLGDGELKAFVKERLAAYKYPRAIEFVDTLPKTATGKIQRFVLRERELKAAAERAIAVA; the protein is encoded by the coding sequence ATGACCGCCACCACCGCAGACGTCCCGGTGCAGCCGCCGGGCGCGTCCTTCAACTTTGCCGCGCACCTGCTGGCGTGCAATGCCGGGCGCCCGGACAAGACCGCTTATATCGATGACGATGGCCGGCTTACCTACGGCGAGCTGGCGCAGCAGGCGCGGCGCCTGGCCGCCGCGCTGCTCGGCGCCGGCGTGCGCCGCGAGGAACGCGTGCTGCTGCTGATGCACGACTGCACCGACTGGCCCGTGAGCTTTTTGGGTGCGATGTACGCCGGTGTCGTGCCGGTGGCGGTCAACACGCTGCTGACCGCGGATGACTACGTCTACATGCTGCAGCACAGCCGCGCGCAGGCGGTACTGGTGTCGGCGGCGCTGCTGCCGGTGCTGCGGGACGCGCTGGCGGTGCCCGGGCATGAGGTGGGCAAGGTGTTCGTGTCGCGCGCGCAAGGGCAGTTGCCCGAGGGCATGGTGCCGCTCGACACGGTGCTCGCCGCGCAAACCCCGCTCGCCGCGCCCGCCGCGACCAGTTGCGACGATCCGGGCTTCTGGCTGTATTCGTCAGGCTCGACCGGACAGCCCAAGGGCGTGGTGCACAGCCACGGCAACCCGTACTGGACCGCCGCGCTCTATGCCGGCCCGGTGCTGGGCCTGCGCGAGGACGACATCTGCTTCTCCGCGGCCAAGCTGTATTTCGCCTACGGCCTCGGCAATGGCCTGAGCTTTCCGTTGAGCGTTGGCGCAACGGTGGTGCTGATGGCCGAGCGGCCCACGCCCGAGGCCACCTTCCGCCGCTGGCTGGAACACAAACCCACGGTGTTCTTCGGCGCGCCCACCGGCTACGCCGGCATGCTGGCCAACCCCGCGCTGCCCGCGCGCGCCGACGTGGCGCTGCGGCTGTGCTCGTCGGCCGGCGAAGCGTTGCCCGCCGAGATCGGCCAGCGCTTCACCGCGCATTTCGGCTGCGAGATCATCGACGGCATCGGCTCCACCGAGATGCTGCATATCTTTCTTTCCAACCGCCCCGGTCAGGTGCGCTACGGCACCACGGGCTGGCCGGTGACGGGCTACGCCATCGAGCTGCGCGACGAATGCGGCCAGCCCGTTGCCGACGGCGAGATCGGCGATCTCTATATCCAGGGCCCCAGCGCCGCGATGATGTACTGGGCCGACCGCGAGAAATCGCGCGAGACCTTCCGCGGCGGCTGGACCAAGAGCGGCGACAAGTACGTGCGCAACGCGGACGGCAGCTACAGCTACGCCGGCCGCAGCGACGACATGCTCAAGGTCAGCGGCATCTACGTCTCGCCGTTTGAGGTCGAGGCCACGCTGGTGCAGCATCCCGCCGTGCTGGAGGCCGCGGTGATCGGCGTGCCGGACCAGGAAGGGCTGGTCAAGACCAAGGCCTTCGTGGTGCTGAAGGCCGGCGCGCAGCTGGGCGACGGCGAGCTGAAGGCCTTCGTCAAGGAGCGGCTGGCCGCGTACAAATACCCGCGTGCGATCGAATTCGTCGACACGCTGCCCAAGACCGCCACGGGCAAGATCCAGCGCTTCGTGCTGCGCGAGCGCGAACTGAAGGCCGCCGCAGAGCGCGCCATAGCAGTGGCGTAA
- a CDS encoding MFS transporter, giving the protein MRQIDVHQLADEARFNRFHAQILFWCALIIIFDGYDLAVAGIALPSIMKEMGVTATSAGFMVSSALFGMMFGAIFLGTIADRIGRRRAIAICIGLFSVFTAAAGLASDPVAFSVTRFLAGLGIGGVMPNVVAQMTEYSPRKLRGTLVTLMFSGYSVGGMLAALLGKGLIESYGWQSVFLAAGLPVLLVPLVLRALPESMPYLIRTRQTATLQGVVARLVPSHRPQAGDVFTLPADDKSGSAPIRRLFQDGRGFSTAMFWVAFFMCLFMVYALSSWLTKLMAAAGYSLGSALTFVLVLNFGAMIGAVGGGWLADRLPIKHVLIGMYALAAISITLLGYPMPTAALFVVVGLAGASTIGTQIVTYAYAGQFYPMAVRGTGIGWASGVGRSGAILAPIVIGVLVGMSLPLQQNFMAIAIPAVIAVLAVSLIDHRRSASAQGEVEREPVGGAVKQA; this is encoded by the coding sequence ATGCGTCAGATCGATGTCCACCAGCTGGCCGACGAGGCCCGCTTCAACCGCTTCCATGCGCAAATCCTGTTCTGGTGCGCGCTCATCATCATCTTCGACGGCTATGACCTGGCCGTCGCCGGCATCGCGCTGCCGTCGATCATGAAGGAGATGGGCGTCACCGCGACCAGCGCGGGCTTCATGGTCAGTTCCGCGCTGTTCGGCATGATGTTCGGCGCGATCTTCCTCGGTACCATTGCCGACCGTATCGGCCGCCGGCGCGCCATCGCCATCTGCATCGGGCTGTTCAGCGTGTTCACCGCGGCCGCGGGCCTTGCCAGCGATCCGGTCGCGTTCAGCGTCACGCGCTTCCTGGCGGGGCTGGGTATCGGCGGCGTGATGCCCAACGTGGTGGCGCAGATGACCGAGTACTCGCCGCGCAAGCTGCGCGGCACGCTGGTGACGCTGATGTTCAGCGGCTATTCGGTCGGCGGCATGCTGGCCGCGCTGCTGGGCAAGGGGCTGATCGAAAGCTATGGCTGGCAGTCGGTGTTCCTGGCCGCGGGGCTGCCGGTGCTGCTGGTTCCGCTGGTGCTGCGCGCGCTGCCGGAGTCGATGCCCTACCTGATCCGCACCAGGCAGACCGCCACGCTGCAGGGCGTGGTAGCACGGCTGGTGCCATCGCACCGCCCGCAGGCCGGCGACGTCTTCACGCTGCCCGCCGACGACAAGTCAGGCAGCGCGCCGATCCGCCGCCTGTTCCAGGACGGCCGCGGCTTCAGCACGGCCATGTTCTGGGTGGCGTTCTTCATGTGCCTGTTCATGGTGTATGCGCTCAGCTCGTGGCTGACCAAGCTGATGGCCGCCGCCGGCTACAGCCTGGGCTCCGCGCTGACCTTCGTGCTGGTGCTGAACTTCGGAGCGATGATCGGCGCCGTGGGCGGCGGCTGGCTGGCCGACCGCCTGCCGATCAAGCATGTGCTGATCGGCATGTACGCGCTGGCAGCGATCTCGATCACGCTGCTGGGCTACCCGATGCCGACCGCCGCGCTGTTCGTGGTGGTGGGACTGGCCGGTGCCTCGACCATCGGCACGCAGATCGTCACCTATGCCTATGCCGGCCAGTTCTACCCCATGGCGGTGCGCGGCACGGGCATCGGCTGGGCCTCGGGCGTGGGCCGCAGCGGCGCGATCCTGGCGCCGATCGTGATCGGCGTGCTGGTGGGGATGTCGCTGCCGCTGCAGCAGAACTTCATGGCGATCGCGATCCCGGCGGTGATCGCGGTGCTGGCGGTGTCGCTGATCGACCACCGCCGGTCGGCCTCGGCGCAGGGCGAGGTCGAGCGGGAGCCAGTGGGGGGCGCGGTGAAGCAGGCTTGA
- the ycaC gene encoding isochorismate family cysteine hydrolase YcaC, which translates to MSKTYKRLDKSQAAVLMVDHQAGLLSLVRDIEPDKFKNNVLALADLAKYFKLPTILTTSFEDGPNGPLVPELKQMFPDAPFIPRPGQINAWDNEDFVAAVRATGKKQLLIAGVVTEVCVAFPALSAIEEGFDVFVVTDASGTFNEITRDSAWRRMSEAGAQLMTWFGVACELHRDWRNDIEGLGTLFSNHIPDYRNLITAYTTVKGGK; encoded by the coding sequence ATGAGCAAGACCTACAAGCGCCTGGACAAGAGCCAGGCAGCTGTCCTGATGGTCGACCACCAGGCCGGCCTGCTGTCGCTGGTCCGGGATATCGAACCCGACAAATTCAAGAACAACGTGCTGGCATTGGCCGACCTGGCCAAGTATTTCAAGCTGCCGACCATCCTGACCACCAGCTTCGAAGACGGCCCCAACGGTCCGCTGGTGCCCGAGCTGAAGCAGATGTTCCCCGACGCGCCGTTCATCCCGCGGCCGGGCCAGATCAATGCCTGGGACAACGAAGACTTTGTCGCGGCGGTGCGCGCCACCGGCAAGAAGCAGCTGCTGATCGCGGGCGTGGTCACGGAGGTGTGCGTGGCATTCCCGGCGCTCTCGGCGATCGAGGAAGGCTTCGACGTCTTTGTCGTGACCGATGCCTCCGGCACCTTCAACGAAATCACGCGCGATTCCGCGTGGCGCCGCATGTCGGAGGCCGGCGCGCAGCTGATGACGTGGTTCGGCGTGGCCTGCGAGCTGCACCGCGACTGGCGCAACGATATCGAGGGACTGGGCACGCTGTTCTCGAACCATATCCCCGATTACCGCAACCTGATCACGGCATATACGACGGTGAAGGGCGGGAAATAA
- a CDS encoding isochorismatase family protein → MTTPANFNGKRPAIDPADTAMLLIDHQSGLFQTVGDMPMPELRLRAAALARMATLCKLPVITTASVPQGPNGPLIPEIHENAPHARYVARKGEINAWDNPDFVAAVKETGKKTLIIAGTITSVCMAFPSISAVADGYRVFAVVDASGTYSKMAQEITLARIVQAGVVPMDTAAVASELQQSWNRPDAQQWAEVYTKIFPAYQLLIESYMKAQDVEKKHEVLDSQR, encoded by the coding sequence ATGACCACCCCCGCCAATTTCAATGGCAAGCGCCCCGCAATCGATCCCGCCGATACGGCCATGCTGCTGATCGACCACCAGAGCGGCCTGTTCCAGACCGTGGGCGACATGCCGATGCCCGAGCTGCGCCTGCGCGCCGCCGCGCTGGCCAGGATGGCAACGCTGTGCAAGCTGCCCGTCATCACCACGGCCTCGGTGCCGCAAGGCCCCAACGGCCCGCTGATTCCCGAGATCCACGAGAACGCCCCGCATGCCCGGTATGTCGCGCGCAAGGGCGAGATCAACGCGTGGGACAACCCCGACTTCGTTGCCGCGGTGAAGGAAACCGGCAAGAAGACGCTGATCATCGCCGGCACCATCACCAGCGTTTGCATGGCGTTCCCGTCGATCAGCGCGGTCGCCGACGGCTACAGGGTGTTCGCCGTGGTCGATGCCTCCGGCACCTATTCCAAGATGGCGCAGGAAATCACGCTGGCGCGCATCGTCCAGGCCGGCGTGGTGCCGATGGATACCGCCGCGGTCGCCTCCGAGTTGCAGCAGAGCTGGAACCGCCCGGACGCGCAGCAATGGGCCGAGGTCTATACTAAGATCTTCCCCGCCTACCAGTTGCTGATCGAGAGCTACATGAAGGCGCAGGACGTCGAGAAGAAGCACGAGGTGCTGGACTCCCAACGCTGA
- a CDS encoding LysR family transcriptional regulator, with protein MHPDLNDLYYFAQVVDHQGFAPAGRELGIPKSKLSRRVAMLEERLGVRLIQRSTRRFSVTELGQTYYAHCKAMLVEAEAAESVIERTRAEPSGLVRMTCPVALLHTRVGEMIADFMAANPKVTVHLEATNRRVDVVAEGVDLAIRVRVPPLDDSDLVMRVLAERAWCILASPRLVEGRPPLLTPADLNPLSTLDLGPPRPTHVWALHGPDGASAELHHKPRLVTDDMIMLRTAAVAGAGLVQLPVMMVSDELREGRLVRVLPGWSIKGGVIHAVFPSRRGLLPSVRELIDFLSQRFAQISET; from the coding sequence TTGCATCCGGACCTCAACGACCTGTATTACTTTGCGCAGGTAGTCGACCACCAGGGCTTTGCTCCGGCGGGGCGCGAGCTAGGGATCCCCAAGTCCAAGCTGAGCCGGCGCGTGGCCATGCTGGAAGAGCGGCTGGGCGTGCGCCTGATCCAGCGCTCCACGCGCCGCTTTTCCGTGACCGAACTGGGGCAGACCTACTACGCGCATTGCAAGGCGATGCTGGTCGAGGCGGAGGCCGCCGAGAGTGTGATCGAGCGCACTCGCGCCGAACCCAGCGGCCTGGTGCGCATGACTTGCCCGGTGGCGCTGCTGCATACCCGCGTGGGCGAAATGATTGCGGATTTCATGGCCGCCAACCCTAAGGTCACGGTGCACCTGGAGGCCACCAACCGCCGCGTGGACGTGGTCGCCGAAGGCGTGGACCTGGCTATCCGCGTGCGCGTGCCGCCGCTGGACGACAGCGACCTGGTCATGCGGGTGCTGGCCGAGCGTGCCTGGTGCATCCTCGCCAGCCCCAGGCTGGTGGAGGGCCGGCCCCCGCTGCTGACGCCGGCCGACCTGAACCCGCTGTCGACGCTGGACCTGGGTCCGCCGCGCCCCACGCATGTGTGGGCGCTGCACGGCCCCGACGGCGCCAGCGCCGAACTGCACCACAAGCCCCGGCTGGTCACCGACGACATGATCATGCTGCGCACCGCCGCGGTGGCCGGCGCCGGGCTGGTGCAACTGCCGGTGATGATGGTCAGCGACGAACTGCGCGAGGGCCGCCTGGTCCGGGTGCTGCCCGGCTGGTCGATCAAGGGCGGCGTGATCCACGCGGTGTTCCCGTCGCGGCGGGGGCTGCTTCCCTCAGTGCGCGAGCTGATCGATTTCCTGTCGCAGCGGTTCGCGCAGATCAGCGAAACCTGA
- a CDS encoding isochorismatase encodes MKPHNHHHNQRLDNRLSQDPYTVSVYPIQQEPGLWFATYMIAEYRNGAERIVANVAMRHDTHRTEARACLAARRAGERAAARLRLR; translated from the coding sequence TTGAAGCCACACAACCACCACCACAACCAACGCCTCGACAACCGACTCAGCCAGGACCCGTACACCGTTTCGGTTTATCCGATCCAGCAGGAACCCGGCCTCTGGTTCGCGACCTACATGATTGCCGAATACCGCAACGGCGCCGAGCGCATCGTCGCCAACGTGGCCATGCGCCACGACACGCACCGCACCGAAGCCCGTGCGTGCCTGGCCGCGCGGCGTGCCGGGGAACGCGCCGCGGCGCGGCTGCGCCTGCGGTAA
- the infA gene encoding translation initiation factor IF-1, whose amino-acid sequence MAKEELVEFGGKVSEVLPDNRFRVVLENGFEVWAYSSGRLKKNRIRVLAGDRVTLEMSPYDLTKGRINYRHKS is encoded by the coding sequence TTGGCAAAAGAAGAACTGGTGGAATTTGGCGGCAAGGTATCCGAGGTGCTGCCGGACAATCGCTTCCGCGTCGTGCTGGAAAACGGGTTCGAGGTCTGGGCCTATTCGTCCGGCCGCCTGAAGAAGAACCGCATCCGCGTGCTGGCCGGCGACCGCGTCACGCTGGAAATGTCGCCGTACGACCTGACCAAGGGACGCATCAACTATCGACACAAGTCGTAG
- a CDS encoding translation initiation factor 1, with product MSTIEEWEALHLTPEGWQAGTYRHSPWQEVQIAPPAAGVLTVRRHVTATYCGPSRAVEDRTPEIADMALIEALLERHGAPVFKI from the coding sequence ATGTCGACCATCGAAGAATGGGAAGCCCTGCACCTGACGCCGGAAGGCTGGCAGGCAGGCACCTACCGGCACTCACCGTGGCAGGAGGTACAGATCGCGCCGCCGGCCGCCGGCGTACTGACGGTCAGGCGCCACGTGACCGCGACCTATTGCGGCCCGTCGCGCGCGGTGGAAGACCGCACGCCCGAAATCGCCGACATGGCGCTGATCGAAGCGCTGCTGGAGCGCCACGGCGCCCCGGTGTTCAAGATCTGA
- a CDS encoding cold-shock protein: METGTVKWFNDSKGFGFITPEAGGNDLFAHFSEIQGSGFKSLQEGQKVRYVAGVGQKGPAATKIEPI, encoded by the coding sequence ATGGAAACCGGTACCGTTAAGTGGTTCAACGATTCGAAGGGTTTTGGCTTCATTACGCCTGAAGCAGGCGGCAACGACCTGTTCGCGCACTTCTCCGAAATCCAGGGCAGCGGTTTCAAGTCGCTGCAAGAAGGCCAGAAGGTTCGCTACGTCGCCGGCGTTGGCCAGAAGGGCCCGGCCGCGACCAAGATCGAGCCGATCTGA
- a CDS encoding NADP-dependent isocitrate dehydrogenase, with protein sequence MSTQQPTIIYTLTDEAPLLATSAFLPIIQTFTKPAGINVTTSDISVAARILGEFPEFLTEAQRVPDNLAELGKLTQQPDTNIIKLPNISASVHQLVSAIRELQGKGYKVPDYPEDPKTDEEKAIQKRYSKCLGSAVNPVLREGNSDRRAPAAVKNYARKHPHSMGEWSMASRTHVAHMKHGDFYHGEKSLTLDKARDVKMELITKSGKTIVLKPKVSLQDGEIIDSMFMSKKALCAFYEEQFEDARATGVMLSLHVKATMMKVSHPIVFGHAVKIFYKEAFAKHGALFDELGVNVNNGLVNLYEKIESLPSSKREEIIRDLHACHEHRPELAMVDSAKGISNLHAPNDVIVDASMPAMIRIGGKMWGADGRPKDTKAVIPESTFARIYQEIINFCKTNGNFDPTTMGTVPNVGLMAQKAEEYGSHDKTFEITEDGVANIVDLATNEVLLTQNVEQGDIWRMCQVKDAPIRDWVKLAVTRARNSGMPAVFWLDPYRPHEAELIKKVEAYLKDYDTNGLDIQIMSQVRAMRYTLERVIRGLDTISVTGNILRDYLTDLFPIMELGTSAKMLSIVPLMAGGGMYETGAGGSAPKHVKQLVEENHLRWDSLGEFLALAVSLEDVGIKTGNSRAKILAKTLDAATGKLLDNNKSPSPKTGQLDNRGSQFYLAMYWAQELAAQSDDAELAAKFAPLAKTLTDNEQNIVAELAAVQGKPVDIGGYYQPDAAKLSAAMRPSQTLNAALASVTA encoded by the coding sequence ATGAGTACCCAGCAACCCACCATCATCTACACGCTGACCGACGAAGCTCCGCTGCTGGCGACCAGTGCGTTCCTCCCGATTATCCAGACCTTCACCAAGCCGGCCGGCATCAACGTCACCACCAGCGACATCTCGGTGGCCGCCCGTATCCTGGGCGAGTTCCCCGAATTCCTGACCGAAGCACAGCGCGTGCCGGACAACCTGGCCGAGCTGGGCAAGCTGACGCAGCAGCCGGACACCAACATCATCAAGCTGCCCAACATCAGCGCCTCGGTGCACCAGCTGGTCAGCGCCATCCGCGAGCTGCAGGGCAAGGGCTACAAGGTGCCGGACTATCCGGAAGACCCGAAGACCGACGAAGAGAAGGCCATCCAGAAGCGCTATTCCAAGTGCCTGGGCTCGGCCGTGAACCCGGTCCTGCGCGAAGGCAACTCCGACCGCCGCGCCCCGGCCGCGGTCAAGAACTACGCGCGCAAGCACCCGCACAGCATGGGCGAGTGGAGCATGGCCTCGCGCACGCACGTGGCCCACATGAAGCACGGCGACTTCTACCATGGCGAAAAGTCGCTGACGCTGGACAAGGCCCGCGACGTCAAGATGGAGCTGATCACCAAGAGCGGCAAGACCATCGTGCTCAAGCCCAAGGTCTCGCTGCAGGACGGCGAGATCATCGACAGCATGTTCATGAGCAAGAAGGCCCTGTGCGCCTTCTATGAAGAGCAGTTCGAAGACGCCCGCGCCACCGGCGTGATGCTGTCGCTGCACGTCAAGGCGACCATGATGAAGGTGTCGCACCCGATCGTGTTCGGCCACGCCGTCAAGATCTTCTACAAGGAAGCCTTCGCCAAGCATGGCGCGCTGTTCGACGAACTGGGCGTGAACGTCAACAACGGCCTGGTCAACCTGTACGAGAAGATCGAGTCGCTGCCCAGCTCCAAGCGCGAAGAGATCATCCGCGACCTGCACGCCTGCCACGAGCATCGCCCGGAACTGGCGATGGTGGATTCGGCCAAGGGCATCTCGAACCTGCACGCGCCGAACGACGTGATCGTCGATGCCTCGATGCCGGCCATGATCCGCATCGGCGGCAAGATGTGGGGTGCCGACGGCCGTCCGAAGGACACCAAGGCCGTGATCCCGGAAAGCACCTTTGCCCGGATCTATCAGGAGATCATCAACTTCTGCAAGACCAACGGCAACTTCGACCCGACCACCATGGGCACGGTGCCGAACGTCGGCCTGATGGCGCAGAAGGCCGAGGAATACGGCTCGCACGACAAGACCTTCGAGATCACCGAAGACGGCGTTGCCAATATCGTCGACCTGGCCACCAATGAAGTGCTGCTGACGCAGAACGTCGAGCAGGGCGACATCTGGCGCATGTGCCAGGTCAAGGACGCGCCGATCCGCGACTGGGTCAAGCTGGCCGTCACGCGCGCGCGCAACTCGGGCATGCCGGCCGTGTTCTGGCTGGACCCGTACCGTCCGCACGAGGCCGAGCTGATCAAGAAGGTCGAGGCCTACCTGAAGGACTACGACACCAACGGCCTGGACATCCAGATCATGTCGCAGGTGCGCGCCATGCGCTACACGCTGGAGCGCGTGATCCGCGGCCTGGACACCATCTCGGTGACCGGCAACATCCTGCGCGACTACCTGACCGACCTGTTCCCGATCATGGAACTGGGCACCAGCGCCAAGATGCTGTCGATCGTTCCGCTGATGGCCGGCGGCGGCATGTATGAAACCGGCGCCGGCGGCTCGGCTCCGAAGCACGTCAAGCAGCTGGTGGAAGAGAACCACCTGCGCTGGGATTCGCTGGGCGAGTTCCTGGCGCTGGCGGTGTCGCTGGAAGACGTCGGCATCAAGACCGGCAATTCCCGCGCCAAGATCCTGGCCAAGACGCTGGATGCCGCCACCGGCAAGCTGCTCGACAACAACAAGAGCCCGTCGCCCAAGACTGGCCAGCTGGACAACCGCGGCAGCCAGTTCTACCTGGCGATGTACTGGGCCCAGGAACTGGCCGCCCAGTCGGACGACGCGGAACTGGCCGCCAAGTTCGCGCCGCTGGCCAAGACGCTGACCGACAACGAGCAGAACATCGTGGCCGAGCTGGCCGCGGTGCAAGGCAAGCCGGTCGACATCGGTGGCTACTACCAGCCGGACGCAGCCAAGCTCAGCGCAGCGATGCGCCCGAGCCAGACGCTGAACGCCGCGCTGGCGTCGGTCACGGCCTGA
- a CDS encoding esterase-like activity of phytase family protein, producing the protein MSRPLPVLPLARLAVAAALLGALPAWADAPEAFPATLAGHAVLPAQTLLAAPKDAPADLQVSGKFTTAQRTEAPGSIEGKSSGRPTGVSLPFRGQPAQGHSGIKRMADGSFWLLTDNGAGAKANSPDFMLYLNQYKVDFGTGQFRRLKTIFLHDPDKKVPFRIVHEGTKQRYLTGSDFDTESFQFAGGAIWIGDEFGPFLIKADMSGKVLAVFETMADGKLVRSPDHPAVTTPGAPDAGIKFQVKRSKGFEGMASSPDGSKLYALLEGALWNEDARAYESEGGKPYLRVLEFDVKQQAWTGRHWKYVLEGASHAIGDFNMIDASHGLIIERDNGEGTPDKACPAGQKRPDCFDDVAKFKRVYKVELTDANAGGPVRKVGYIDMLRIADPRKLARKPLTDGVLAFPFFTIENVELVDATHIVVGNDNNLPFSSSREPNRADDNELVLLEVGEFLKAR; encoded by the coding sequence ATGTCCCGACCTTTGCCTGTCCTGCCGCTGGCCCGGCTCGCCGTGGCCGCAGCGCTGCTGGGCGCCCTGCCGGCGTGGGCCGATGCGCCCGAAGCCTTCCCCGCCACGCTCGCCGGCCATGCGGTGCTGCCCGCGCAAACCCTGCTGGCGGCGCCCAAGGACGCCCCGGCGGATTTGCAGGTCAGCGGCAAGTTCACCACCGCGCAGCGCACCGAGGCGCCGGGCTCGATCGAAGGCAAGTCCAGCGGCCGGCCGACCGGCGTCTCGCTGCCGTTCCGCGGCCAGCCGGCCCAGGGGCACTCCGGCATCAAGCGCATGGCCGACGGCAGCTTCTGGCTGCTGACCGACAACGGCGCGGGCGCCAAGGCCAACTCGCCTGACTTCATGCTGTACCTGAACCAGTACAAGGTGGATTTCGGCACCGGCCAGTTCCGGCGGCTGAAGACGATCTTCCTGCACGATCCGGACAAGAAGGTACCATTCCGCATCGTCCACGAGGGCACGAAGCAGCGCTACCTGACCGGCTCGGACTTCGACACCGAGAGCTTCCAGTTCGCGGGCGGCGCCATCTGGATCGGCGACGAGTTCGGTCCGTTCCTGATCAAGGCCGACATGAGCGGCAAGGTGCTGGCGGTGTTCGAAACCATGGCCGACGGCAAGCTGGTGCGCTCGCCCGACCATCCGGCGGTGACCACGCCCGGCGCGCCGGACGCCGGCATCAAGTTCCAGGTAAAGCGCTCGAAGGGCTTCGAGGGCATGGCATCGTCGCCCGACGGCAGCAAGCTGTATGCGCTGCTGGAAGGCGCCCTGTGGAACGAGGACGCCAGGGCCTATGAGAGCGAGGGCGGCAAGCCGTACCTGCGCGTGCTGGAATTCGACGTGAAGCAGCAGGCCTGGACCGGCCGCCACTGGAAGTACGTGCTGGAAGGCGCCAGCCACGCCATCGGTGACTTCAACATGATCGACGCCAGCCACGGCCTGATCATCGAGCGCGACAACGGCGAGGGCACGCCGGACAAGGCCTGCCCGGCGGGGCAGAAGCGGCCGGATTGCTTCGACGATGTGGCGAAGTTCAAGCGGGTCTACAAGGTCGAGCTGACCGACGCCAATGCCGGCGGACCGGTGCGCAAGGTCGGCTACATCGACATGCTGCGCATTGCCGATCCGCGCAAGCTGGCGCGCAAGCCGCTGACCGATGGCGTGCTGGCGTTCCCGTTCTTTACCATCGAGAACGTCGAGTTGGTCGATGCCACGCATATCGTGGTCGGCAACGACAACAACCTGCCCTTCAGCAGCAGCCGCGAACCGAATCGCGCGGATGACAATGAGCTGGTGTTGCTGGAGGTGGGGGAGTTTTTGAAGGCGCGGTAA